Sequence from the Cellulomonas fimi ATCC 484 genome:
AGCAGTCGCCGAGCTGCGCGAGCGCGTCGGGCTCGAGGATCACGATCGGGTTGCCCTTGATGCCCTGCGCGACGGTGTCGACCCAGCGCGCGTACTCGGACTCGGACACACCACCGCCGGAGTGCGAGCCGCAGTCGCGGCCCGGGATCGCGTAGACGACGAGCATCGGCGTCTTCCCGGCCGCGACGGCGCGGCCGGTGTAGTCGGCGACCTCGGCCTGCGCGTGCGACGCGTCGGCCCAGTTGCCGACCCAGTACGCCTGCGGGGTGAGCGCGATCTTCTCGAGCAGCGCCTTGTCCGTGCCGGACGCGGCCTGCCACGCGCGGTAGCCCTGCGTCGTCGGGTCGACGTAGAAGCCGCTGGTCGGCTGCGGCGTGACCGTCGGCGTGGGGGTGGGGGTCGGGGTCGGCGTCGGCGTGGGGGTCGTCGGCGTCGGGGTCGGCGTGGGGCTGGTCGTCGGCACGGTGCCCGTGCAGGTGGTGCCGTTGAGCGAGAACGACGCCGGCGTCGGGTTGGACCCGGCCCACGAGCCGTTGAACCCGAACGACGCCGTGCCGCCGGTCGGGATGCTGCCGTTCCAGGGCAGGCTGGTGACGGAGACCTGGCCGCCGTTGGTCGACGCGGTGCCGTTCCACAGCTGCTGGATCCGCTGGCCTGCGGTGTAGGTCCAGTCGAGCTTCCACGACGAGACGGGGTCGCCGAGGTTGGTGATCGTGACGTTGGCGCCGAAGCCGCCGGGCCACTGGTTGGTGACGGCGTAGTCGACGCGGCAGCCGGGAGCCGCCTGCGCGGCGGTGGTGGTGAGGGCGGTCAGACCGCCGACGGCGACGGCCGCGGCCGCCAGCAGCGCTGCGGCGGTTCTGCGGGTGGACATCAAGGAGCTCCCTGGGTTCGGGCCTCGTGGCACGCTCGTGCGGGTCCCGACGAGGAAACCCGACGAATGCCCCACGGCGCGAGCGGATGAGGATTTCCTAATCGCTTCAGTTCCGGATCGGGCGACGTTGGCGCGCTTCGACCCGTCGCTTCGACACCCCGGCTGGCGCCGAGCGGACTCCCCACGCCCGGCTGCGGGCCTCCCGGGGCCCGTCAGCTCCGCGGACGCCCCGGCCCGCGCATCCCCCGCTGGTACTCCTTGGTGATCTTCTTCCAGCGTGCGCGCTCCTCCGCGGCCAGCCGCGCGTCGCTGCGCCGTGCCTGGTAGGCCGCCTCGCGCTCCAGGCGCCGCCACGAGTCCAGCCGCCGGGCCGGCAGGTCGCCCGACTCGACGGCCGCCCGCACCGCGCACCCCGGCTCCCGCTCGTGCCGGCAGTCGCCGAACCGGCACTGCCGCGCGAGGTCCGCGACGTCCGCGAAGGTCGTCTCCAGCGCGTCGGTGTCGGCCACGACGCCCACCGTCCGGATCCCCGGGGTGTCGACCAGCACCGCGCCGTCCGCGAGCGGAACCAGCTCGCGGTGCGTCGTCGTGTGCCGCCCCTTGCCGTCCGCCCGGCGCTCGCCCACGTCCATCACCGGGCGGCCCGCGAGCGCGTTGACCAGCGTCGACTTGCCCGCGCCGGACGGCCCCACGACGACGAGCGTGCTGCCCGGGGTCACCACGTCCCGCCGGAGGTCGTCCAGGCCGCGCCCGTCCTGCGCCGAGACCGCGTGCACGTCGACCGCGAGCGCGACCGCCGCGACGTCGGACGCCATGCCGTCGGGGTCGGGCACGAGGTCCGCCTTGGTCAGCACGACGACCGGGCGGGCGCCCGACCTCCACGCGAGCGTCAGCAGCCGCTCCACCCGTCCCAGGTCCGGGTCGGGGTCGAGGTGCTCGACGACGAGGACGACGTCGACGTTCGCCGCGAGCGCCTGGGTGCGGGACGTCTCCCCCGCGGTGTCGCGCACGAGCGCGGTGCGGCGGGGCAGCAGGGTCGCGGCGCGCGGGCCGTCGGGCGTCTCGTCGAGCAGGAGCCAGTCGCCGACCGTCGGCGGGGTGCGTCCGTCGGCGGCGGCGAAGAGGCCGTCACGGTCGAGGACCACGCGGCGCGGCTCGTGGCCGGCGTCCGCTCCCGGTGCCGCGCCGGGGGCCGGGTCGTCCGTGCCGGGGCGCCCTGCCGGGGCGGGCACCGGCCCGTCCGGCGGGTGCGCGTCCAGGGCGTGCGCGGGCAGCACGAGGACCGCGCCGCGGTCGGCGCGGACCACCCGCACGGCCCCGTCGGGGAGAGGCTGCTCGCTCGTCACCCGGGCGACGCTAGGCGCGCCCCCGCGGCCGCGGCCACGGATTTGGCCCGGGGCCGGGCGACGACGGCGCGGGCGCGGCGGTCGCACGGCACCGGCCCACGACGCGAGGACGACCGCGCGCCCAGGACCGCACGCGCCGCCGTCACGCGACCGACCGGGCCCGTGGCCCGGCCGCCTCGCGGACGGGACCGTCGGCGTCGAGACGGACGAGGAGGTCCGCGAGCGCCGCCGAGATCGGCTGCCCCGTCGCGAGCTCCACGAACAGCCACTGGCCCGCCGGGTTGACCTCGAGGAACACGTGCTCACCGTCCGGGCCGACGCGGAAGTCGGCCGCCCCGTAGCGCAGGCCCAGCCGGCGCACGAGCGCGACGAGGCGCTCCTCGACCGGCGGCGGCAGGCGGTGCTCCGTGATCGGCGCGTGCGTCGTGTCGATCCGGAAGTCCAGCTCGTACGCCGACTCGCCCGCCCGGATCTCCGCCGCGAACACCCGGCCGTCGACGACCGTCGCGCGCACGTCGCGGCCGCCCGGCACGAGCTCCTGGAAGATCACCGGTGCGAAGCGGACCGCGTCGATCGTCCCGACGTCCTGCGCGCGCACCCGGCGGGTCTCGCGCCACGTGCGGGGCGTCGCCGAGAACGACTTGTAGACGACGCCGTCCGGCTCGGCCGCCACGAACGCGCGCGCCTCGTCGGGGTCGTTCGTCATGCACGTGCGCGGCACCCGCAGGCCGGCGCGGGCCGCGAGCTGCAGCTGCCACATCTTGCGGGAGGCGGCCTCGTCACGGTCCGGGTCGTTGACCCACCGCGCGTCCATGCAGGACCACAGGCCCGCGACCATCGCCGCGCACTCGCCGTGCGCGAACCCGCGGTCGTGCGGGCGCGTGACCTCGTCGTGCAGCACGAACGGCTGCGGCCGCCGCCACCACACCGCGCGCACGTCCGCGAGGTCGAGGTCGCCGTCCGCGTCCGACCACGTGCCCGTCCACGTGCCGTCGGGCCGCTGCCGCGACGTGAGCGCCGCTGCCGTCGGGACCCGTGACGTGTCGAGCAGCCGGTGGCCGGCACCCCGTCGGTCGAGGTGCCCGGCCACCGCCTGCGTGTGCAGGTCGCCCGCGTGGGAGACGATGCCGATCACGTCCGGCTCCGTCAGACCGGGCCGGTGAGGTCCGCGTCGCCCGCGAGCGTCGCGTACAGGGCCTGGAGGGACGCGAGGGCCTGCGCCTGGGTCGCGATGAGGGCCTCGAGCTCGGCGAGGACCGCTCCGAGGACCGTCTCCGCGGTGTCGTCCTGACCGAGCGAGATGTAGGGCCCCGCCTGCACGAACGGGCGCTGCCCCCCGACCAGCCCGCCCGTGAGGCCCGGGTTCACCGGGTTCACGACCGTGCCTCCCGGCGGCCAGATGCCGACGTCCGCCGCGGTGACGGTGCCCGGCTGGTCCGCCGCACCCGAGTCGATCGCGACCGGCGTGCCGGCGTCGAGCGCCACGTGCGTGTCGTGGGCGAGCGACGTGAGGTTGTCACGGTGCACCGGGGTGGCGACGTCCAGCGTGAGGGGCGTGCCGATGTGGTCCTGGATCCTCGCGGTGCCGATCGTGTCGGCGGCGTGCGCCGTCCCGAGGTCCTGCGACAGCGGCGTGCCGACGAGGTCCTGGATCTTCGGCGTCGCCGTGTCGGCCGCGATCGTCGTCGCGAGGTCCTGCGCGATCGGCGTGCCGATCACGTCCTGGATGCCCGTGTCGGACGCCGCAGCGGTGTCGGCAGCGAGGAACGTGCCGCCGACGTCGGCCGCGAGCGGCGTCGACAGGTCGAGGCCCAGGCCCGTGCTGGAGCTCGGCGTCAGGCCCTGCAGCGTCGGTGACGCCGCCACGATCGCGGCGATCGCGACGCCCGAGTTGCTGCCACCCGTCGCGGTGCAGCCGCCGTTGGTGTGCACCCCGACCACGCGCCCCGACGGGCTGTGCAGGATGCCGGACCCCGAGTTGCCGCCGAGGGTGTCGATGTCGGCGTAGCGGATCGTCGAGCCGGAGACCTGCGTCGCCGGGCCGGCCTCGACCCGCTTCGGCAGGCCCGCGGGGTGCCCGATGATCGCGAGCATGTCGCCGACGGCCGCGTTCGTCGTGCCGAACTCCGACCAGCCGAACGTGTTGCCGGGGCTGCCCGCGACGCGGAACAGGGCCATGTCGAGCCCGCCCAGGCGGTACTCCACGAGCTGCGTGATCGCGAAGCTTTGCTCCGCCTGCAGCGTGCCCGTCGAGTCCTCCTGGAAGTTGAGGTTCACGTGCATCGCGGTCGCGGCCTGCTGCGGCGACAGCGGCGTGCTCGTGCCGTTCTGCCGCGGGATCGTCCAGCCGTTCGGGTCCGGGTCGAACAGGTGGCCGCACGTCAGCACCAGGTCGGGGCCGATGAGCGTGCCGGTCCCCCACCGCACGCCGCTCACGTTGCCCGGGTTCGTGAACGTCGCGGCCAGGTTGTCGTTCCACTGCACCTGCACGACGGGCCGCTCGTGCGCGTTCACGAAGCCGACCGTCACGCCCAGCGTGCCGTCGTACTGCTCGACGTCCTGCGAGTCGTCCGTGGCCCCGCAGATCGAACGCAGGACCTCCGCGTACGCGACGCGCGCGCCGGCGTCCCTCGTCTCGCTGCCGGGCAGGTCCTCCAGGTGCGGCGGGTACAGCCCCGCGCCGCCCAGGTCCGCCGGCTTCTTCTTCGATGCAGGCATGGTCGTGCCCCCTCACGGTCGGCGACAGTCCCCCTGCCGCGCCATCCGTGAGGAGCCGCCCGCGAGGTGTCCGATACGTCCCGTTCCGCCGGCGGGGGTGAGGTGCCGCGCTCGAGACGGTTCGGCCGGCCGCTGCGCTGGTCACCTGACGTCGCGCACCACCGTGCGCACGGACGGCACGCCCCCGGTGCAGGGGCGTGCCGTCCGTGAGGGGTCAGGCGAAGTGGCGCGGAAGCGTCGCCGACCAGGCCTCGCGGGCCTCGTCGAGCGGGAGCGTGAACAGGCCCGCCACCTCGACGGCTGCGACCGGCTCGGCGTCCGCACCCGCCGCCGCGTCGACCACGGCCTCCGACGTCTCGCCCAGCCGCAGCGCCGGGACGCCGCGCGCCGTGCACAGGTCCGCGAACCGGACCTCCTCCGAGCGCGGCACCGCGACCAGCGCCCGCGCCGTCGACTCCGAGAACAGCGCCTCGAACGGCGTCACGCCGTCCCGCGCGCACAGCGCGTCGAGCGAGACCTGGACACCCACGCCGTACCGCAGCGACGACTCGACGAGCGCCTGCGCGAGGCCGCCCTCCGAGAGGTCGTGCGCGGCGTCGACCAGGTGGTCGCGGCCCGCGTGCGCGAGGACCGTCGCGAGGCGACGCTCCGCGTCGAGGTCCACGCGCGGCGGCAGCCCGCCGAGGTGGCCGTGCACGACGTCGGCCCACGCCGAGCCGTCGAGCTCCGCGCGCGTGGTGCCGAGCAGGTAGACCGCCTGGCCCGGGGTCGTCCAGCCCGAACGGGTCGCGGTCGCGACGTCGTCGAGCACGCCCAGCACACCCACGACGGGCGTCGGGTGGATCGCCGAGTCGATCTTGCCGGGCTCGCCCGTGCCGTTGTACAGCGACACGTTGCCGCCCGTGACCGGCACCTCGAGCACCTGGCACGCGTCCGCGAGCCCGCGGATCGCCTCGACGAGCTGCCACATCGAGTCGGGGTGCTCGGGGCTGCCGAAGTTCAGGCAGTCCGTGACCGCGAGCGGGCGTGCGCCCGTCGTCGCGACGTTGCGGTACGCCTCCGCGAGCGCGAGCTGCGCCCCCGTGTACGGGTCGAGCTTGCCGTAGCGGCCGTTCGCGTCGGTCGCGAGGGCGACGCCCAGGCCGGTCGTCTCGTCGACGCGGATCACGCCCGAGTCGTCGGGCTGCGCGAGCGCGGTGTTGCCCTGCACGAAGCGGTCGTACTGGTCCGTCACCCACGACTTGTCCGCGAGGTTCGGGCTCGCGAGCAGCCGGAGCACCGTCTGGCGGAGCTCGGCGGCGGTCGCCGGGCGGGCGAACCGCGACTCGTCGGCGACGGAGTCGGCGTTGAGGGCGTCCTGCCACGCCGGGCGGGCGAACGGGCGGTCGTAGACCGGGCCCTCGTGCGCGACCGTCTTCGGGTCGACGTCGACGATGCGCTGGCCGTGGTGGTCGATCGTCAGGCGGCCCGTGCCCGTGACCTCGCCGATCACCGCCGTCTCGACGTCCCACTTCCCCGTGATCGCGAGGAACGCGTCGAGCTTCTCGGGAGCGACGACCGCCATCATGCGCTCCTGCGACTCCGACATGAGGATCTCGCCGGCGGTCAGCGTGGGGTCGCGCAGCAGCACGTTCTCGAGGTCGACGTGCATGCCGCCGTCACCGTTGGACGCGAGCTCGCTCGTCGCGCACGAGATGCCGGCCGCGCCCAGGTCCTGGATGCCCTCGACGACCTGCGCCGCGTAGAGCTCGAGGCAGCACTCGATGAGGACCTTCTCCATGAACGGGTCGCCGACCTGGACGCTCGGGCGCTTCGACGGCTTGGTGTCGTCGAACGTCTCCGACGCGAGGATCGACGCGCCGCCGATGCCGTCGCCGCCGGTGCGCGCGCCGAACAGCACGACCTTGTTGCCCGCGCCCGACGCGTTGGCGAGGTGGATGTCCTCGTGCCGCAGCACCCCGAGGCACAGCGCGTTGACGAGCGGGTTGCCCTGGTAGGAGGCGTCGAAGACGAGCTCGCCGCCGATGTTCGGCAGGCCGAGGGAGTTGCCGTAGCCGCCGACGCCCGCGACGACGCCGTGCACGACGCGCGCGGTGTCCGGGTGGTCGACCGCGCCGAACCGCAGCTGGTCCATGACCGCGACGGGGCGCGCGCCCATCGAGATGATGTCGCGGACGATGCCGCCGACGCCCGTCGCCGCACCCTGGTACGGCTCGACGTACGACGGGTGGTTGTGGCTCTCGACCTTGAACGTCACCGCCCAGCCGTCGCCGATGTCGACCACGCCCGCGTTCTCGCCGATGCCGACGAGCAGGTGCTCCTTCATCGCCGGCGTGGTCTTGTCGCCGAACTGGCGCAGGTGCGTCTTCGAGGACTTGTACGAGCAGTGCTCGGACCACATGACGGAGTACATCGCGAGCTCGGCGGCCGTGGGGCGCCGGCCGAGGATGTCGCGGATCCGCTGGTACTCCTCGGGCTTGAGCCCGAGCTCGGCGTACGGCTGCTCCTGGTCGGGCGTCGCCGCGGCGTGCTCGACGGTGTCGGTCGTGGGGGCGGTGCGCGCGGGTCGCGAGGATGCGGTGGTCATCGATTCCCTCGGTGGGGCGCGGGCCGGCTCGGGCGCCGGGTGCCGCGGCGGGGTCGGCAGACGGGGACCAGGGTACCCGCGGGTCGTCGGCCGCCCGGGCGCCGTCCACGGCCGCCGCGACCGCAGTTCTCACCGGACTCTCATCGCCCGGTTCGTCCGCGATGTCCCGTTCCGCCCTAGGGTTCCGGACGAACCGTCCGTCACTCCTGAGCCCGAGGTCCCATGCTCCGCCGCGCCGTCGCCGTCGCCCCGCTGTCCGTCCTGGTCCTGCTGGGCTCCGCCGCCGCCGCGACCGCCGGAGGCTCCGACGACCCGACCCCGTACACCGTGACCGCCGACGGCCTCACGCTGCCCGAGGGGCGCACGTTCGTCGAGAACGACCACGTCAACGTCCGCTACGTCGTGGACGGCGTGACCCTGTCCGCGCAGCTGCACGTGCAGGCGGCGACCGCACAGGGGGCCGTCGCCGGACGGTCCGACGTGCTCTGGTCGGAGCTGGGCCTCCCCGCGGGGCGGTGCATCACGTGGGTCCAGGTCAGCGGGTTCAACGAGCACTTCGGCGAGGGCGGCCAGCGCCCGGTCTGCAGCGCCGCGCCGCCCGCGCAGACGGCCGTGCCGGTCGCACCGCTGGCCCCCGTCCCGGCGACGCCCGTGCCGTCCCCGGCCCCCGCGAGCCCTGCGGCGTCGCCCGCGCCCTCGGCGCCCGCGACCGGCGCGGCGCCCGCGACGCCCGCGACGCCCGCGCCGACGGTCACGGCGGACGCCGCGCCCGTGCCGTCGCCGACCGTGAGCGGCGCCGCGCTCCAGGCGACGCCGCGGCCCGCGTCGACCGCAGCCGCGGCGACGGTGCGCTCGCAGGTGCTGGCCGACAGCCCGCGCCCGGGTGGTGCGCTCGCGACCACCGGCGGCACGCTCGTCCCGCTGCTCGGGCTCGCCACCGCCGCGCTCGTCGCGGGCGTGGTGCTGCGCGTGGTGCGCCGGCGACCCGCGCGCGCCGCCGTCGCACGCCCCGCACACCGACGCTGACGCCCTCACCAGGGACTCGCCGCGCGACGTCGGCCGCCGCCACCGGATCGTGCAGCGGTGCCGGTGGCCGGACGGCGGCGCGACACCGGTCCGGGCGGCCGGGGTCCGCGCGCGCCCGGTGGGGCGTGCCGCCGCTGCTAGCGTGCCCGTCATGCGGCCGGCACGTGCGTCTCGAGCGGCCGTCGTCGGCCTGACGCTCACGCTCGCCGTCGGGTGCACGGCGGACGCGGACCGTCCGGCCGTCCCGTCGTCCGAGGCGCCGCCGGGCTCCCCGGCCGCCACGCCCACGCCCGCCCCTGCACCCACGGCCGGCGAGGTCACCGCCGCGCACGTCCGGGCCGCGGGCGTCCCGCTGACGTCCGGCGACGTGACGTTGTGGGTCCTCGCGACGGCGCCCGCGACCGTCGCGGTCGCACCGGACGACGACGGCAGCGCCCGCGCGACGACCACCCCGGGGACCGTGCACGTCGCCGCCGCGGACGGTGCGGGCCTGTCCGCGCTGGGCGACGGGACGGTGCTCGTGACCGTGCCCCCGCGCGACGCGTCCGCGGGTGACGCGCCCGCGGACGGCACGACCGGCGAGCCGC
This genomic interval carries:
- the purL gene encoding phosphoribosylformylglycinamidine synthase subunit PurL gives rise to the protein MTTASSRPARTAPTTDTVEHAAATPDQEQPYAELGLKPEEYQRIRDILGRRPTAAELAMYSVMWSEHCSYKSSKTHLRQFGDKTTPAMKEHLLVGIGENAGVVDIGDGWAVTFKVESHNHPSYVEPYQGAATGVGGIVRDIISMGARPVAVMDQLRFGAVDHPDTARVVHGVVAGVGGYGNSLGLPNIGGELVFDASYQGNPLVNALCLGVLRHEDIHLANASGAGNKVVLFGARTGGDGIGGASILASETFDDTKPSKRPSVQVGDPFMEKVLIECCLELYAAQVVEGIQDLGAAGISCATSELASNGDGGMHVDLENVLLRDPTLTAGEILMSESQERMMAVVAPEKLDAFLAITGKWDVETAVIGEVTGTGRLTIDHHGQRIVDVDPKTVAHEGPVYDRPFARPAWQDALNADSVADESRFARPATAAELRQTVLRLLASPNLADKSWVTDQYDRFVQGNTALAQPDDSGVIRVDETTGLGVALATDANGRYGKLDPYTGAQLALAEAYRNVATTGARPLAVTDCLNFGSPEHPDSMWQLVEAIRGLADACQVLEVPVTGGNVSLYNGTGEPGKIDSAIHPTPVVGVLGVLDDVATATRSGWTTPGQAVYLLGTTRAELDGSAWADVVHGHLGGLPPRVDLDAERRLATVLAHAGRDHLVDAAHDLSEGGLAQALVESSLRYGVGVQVSLDALCARDGVTPFEALFSESTARALVAVPRSEEVRFADLCTARGVPALRLGETSEAVVDAAAGADAEPVAAVEVAGLFTLPLDEAREAWSATLPRHFA
- a CDS encoding trypsin-like serine peptidase, coding for MPASKKKPADLGGAGLYPPHLEDLPGSETRDAGARVAYAEVLRSICGATDDSQDVEQYDGTLGVTVGFVNAHERPVVQVQWNDNLAATFTNPGNVSGVRWGTGTLIGPDLVLTCGHLFDPDPNGWTIPRQNGTSTPLSPQQAATAMHVNLNFQEDSTGTLQAEQSFAITQLVEYRLGGLDMALFRVAGSPGNTFGWSEFGTTNAAVGDMLAIIGHPAGLPKRVEAGPATQVSGSTIRYADIDTLGGNSGSGILHSPSGRVVGVHTNGGCTATGGSNSGVAIAAIVAASPTLQGLTPSSSTGLGLDLSTPLAADVGGTFLAADTAAASDTGIQDVIGTPIAQDLATTIAADTATPKIQDLVGTPLSQDLGTAHAADTIGTARIQDHIGTPLTLDVATPVHRDNLTSLAHDTHVALDAGTPVAIDSGAADQPGTVTAADVGIWPPGGTVVNPVNPGLTGGLVGGQRPFVQAGPYISLGQDDTAETVLGAVLAELEALIATQAQALASLQALYATLAGDADLTGPV
- a CDS encoding glycoside hydrolase family 6 protein — encoded protein: MSTRRTAAALLAAAAVAVGGLTALTTTAAQAAPGCRVDYAVTNQWPGGFGANVTITNLGDPVSSWKLDWTYTAGQRIQQLWNGTASTNGGQVSVTSLPWNGSIPTGGTASFGFNGSWAGSNPTPASFSLNGTTCTGTVPTTSPTPTPTPTTPTPTPTPTPTPTPTVTPQPTSGFYVDPTTQGYRAWQAASGTDKALLEKIALTPQAYWVGNWADASHAQAEVADYTGRAVAAGKTPMLVVYAIPGRDCGSHSGGGVSESEYARWVDTVAQGIKGNPIVILEPDALAQLGDCSGQGDRVGFLKYAAKSLTLKGARVYIDAGHAKWLSVDTAVNRLNQVGFEYAVGFALNTSNYQTTADSKAYGQQISQRLGGKKFVIDTSRNGNGSNGEWCNPRGRALGERPVAVNDGSGLDALLWVKLPGESDGACNGGPAAGQWWQEIALEMARNARW
- the rsgA gene encoding ribosome small subunit-dependent GTPase A, producing MTSEQPLPDGAVRVVRADRGAVLVLPAHALDAHPPDGPVPAPAGRPGTDDPAPGAAPGADAGHEPRRVVLDRDGLFAAADGRTPPTVGDWLLLDETPDGPRAATLLPRRTALVRDTAGETSRTQALAANVDVVLVVEHLDPDPDLGRVERLLTLAWRSGARPVVVLTKADLVPDPDGMASDVAAVALAVDVHAVSAQDGRGLDDLRRDVVTPGSTLVVVGPSGAGKSTLVNALAGRPVMDVGERRADGKGRHTTTHRELVPLADGAVLVDTPGIRTVGVVADTDALETTFADVADLARQCRFGDCRHEREPGCAVRAAVESGDLPARRLDSWRRLEREAAYQARRSDARLAAEERARWKKITKEYQRGMRGPGRPRS
- a CDS encoding DUF2599 domain-containing protein produces the protein MRPARASRAAVVGLTLTLAVGCTADADRPAVPSSEAPPGSPAATPTPAPAPTAGEVTAAHVRAAGVPLTSGDVTLWVLATAPATVAVAPDDDGSARATTTPGTVHVAAADGAGLSALGDGTVLVTVPPRDASAGDAPADGTTGEPPPGAEVAGLSGGRATTVAPDVVRVDAPEGTTLWLATRTVEATAWGDREGGESLAVTPTAWARASGAAAERLTWTQLVALEPRADSPTMRDQLSCHQLGAPDKATWNLEPWRPDVGWLSVVAARCNPE
- a CDS encoding MvdC/MvdD family ATP grasp protein, which codes for MIGIVSHAGDLHTQAVAGHLDRRGAGHRLLDTSRVPTAAALTSRQRPDGTWTGTWSDADGDLDLADVRAVWWRRPQPFVLHDEVTRPHDRGFAHGECAAMVAGLWSCMDARWVNDPDRDEAASRKMWQLQLAARAGLRVPRTCMTNDPDEARAFVAAEPDGVVYKSFSATPRTWRETRRVRAQDVGTIDAVRFAPVIFQELVPGGRDVRATVVDGRVFAAEIRAGESAYELDFRIDTTHAPITEHRLPPPVEERLVALVRRLGLRYGAADFRVGPDGEHVFLEVNPAGQWLFVELATGQPISAALADLLVRLDADGPVREAAGPRARSVA